In Kaistella faecalis, a genomic segment contains:
- a CDS encoding bifunctional metallophosphatase/5'-nucleotidase, whose protein sequence is MNRKKFLSTIGGGTLALTLAPNLLLAENLKFLDQNSDYKLTILHTNDQHSRIEPFESSYSRNPNQGGFARRAALIQKIRDEEKNVLLLDSGDTFQGTPYFNFFGGELEFKLMSMMGYDASTMGNHDFDNGLEGFKKVLPNAKFPFICSNYDFKNTILDGQTLPYKVFNKNGIKVGIFGVGIELAGLVGKKSYGETVYLNPVEIAQHYATFLRNEKKCDMVICLSHIGYDYKDDPKKVSDKILASQTDGIDLILGGHTHTFLPEPQTFVNKSGKNVMVNQVGWAGLLLGKINFYFDKNKKVKNISWNNQVIDDSILV, encoded by the coding sequence ATGAATAGAAAGAAATTTCTGAGCACTATTGGCGGCGGAACACTGGCATTAACGCTTGCGCCAAATTTACTTCTGGCGGAAAATCTAAAATTCCTTGACCAGAACTCCGATTATAAACTTACCATTTTACATACAAACGATCAGCACAGCAGAATTGAGCCTTTTGAGTCCAGTTACAGCCGTAATCCCAATCAGGGCGGTTTTGCAAGGCGGGCAGCTTTAATACAGAAAATCCGTGATGAAGAGAAAAATGTACTCTTGCTGGATTCTGGTGATACTTTTCAGGGGACGCCTTATTTCAATTTTTTTGGCGGTGAACTCGAATTTAAGTTAATGTCAATGATGGGTTATGATGCTTCAACAATGGGGAATCACGATTTCGATAATGGTTTGGAAGGTTTCAAAAAAGTGCTGCCAAACGCAAAATTTCCTTTCATCTGTTCCAATTACGATTTCAAAAACACGATTCTTGACGGACAGACATTGCCCTACAAAGTTTTTAACAAAAACGGAATAAAAGTCGGAATCTTCGGTGTTGGGATTGAACTTGCAGGTTTGGTGGGCAAGAAAAGCTATGGCGAAACCGTTTATCTGAATCCGGTCGAAATTGCGCAGCATTATGCCACATTTTTACGGAATGAGAAGAAATGCGATATGGTAATATGCCTTTCGCACATTGGCTATGATTACAAAGACGATCCCAAGAAGGTTTCAGACAAAATTCTTGCGTCCCAAACCGATGGGATTGATTTGATTTTGGGGGGACATACCCATACATTTTTGCCTGAGCCGCAGACCTTTGTTAATAAATCAGGTAAAAATGTAATGGTGAATCAGGTTGGTTGGGCCGGACTGCTTCTTGGAAAGATTAATTTTTATTTTGATAAAAATAAGAAGGTGAAAAATATTTCCTGGAATAATCAAGTTATAGATGACAGCATATTGGTTTAA
- a CDS encoding shikimate kinase: MIISLIGYMGSGKSHISKVLSHKLQFKLIDLDKEISFKNNSTINEIFEKKGEIYFRKQEREILEEVLMTPEPCILSLGGGTPAYYNNMDLINVHSQSVFLRTSVSTLAQRLLKQKNKRPLIASQNDEDLPEFIAKHLFERNHYYSQAKFTVDTDGKDPEQIADEIAALI; the protein is encoded by the coding sequence ATGATTATTTCACTCATCGGATACATGGGCAGCGGTAAATCTCACATTTCCAAAGTTTTGAGCCATAAACTGCAGTTTAAATTAATTGACCTCGACAAAGAAATTTCTTTTAAAAATAATTCTACCATTAACGAAATCTTCGAAAAAAAGGGCGAAATCTACTTTAGAAAGCAGGAAAGGGAAATATTGGAAGAGGTTTTAATGACACCGGAACCATGTATTCTGAGCCTCGGAGGCGGCACGCCTGCATATTACAATAATATGGACCTTATCAATGTACATTCTCAATCTGTATTTCTACGGACCTCGGTAAGCACACTCGCTCAAAGGCTGCTAAAACAAAAAAATAAGAGACCATTAATTGCCTCTCAAAATGATGAAGATTTGCCAGAATTTATCGCAAAACATTTGTTCGAAAGAAACCATTACTATTCTCAGGCGAAATTTACTGTTGATACCGACGGCAAAGATCCCGAGCAAATCGCAGATGAAATTGCCGCGTTGATTTAA
- a CDS encoding T9SS type A sorting domain-containing protein, which produces MKKFLPFIILFLSLQISAQVISSSKWTDLFSYNNVLAIREDNGKLIAATENGIFFYTPATGELKKLSKANGLHEVKISAFDYNPETKTGLVGYRNGSMDVITPDGITYVVDIPIATGYAGDKKINHISITGNLAVISVGYGVSIFRLDRKEFGDSAFFTSGGTYESAREAVIKDNSVYVVTATGLKSHEMNVTFPIYSTWNTVAAGSYNQISSGSVLAYANANTVRYGNGTSFTTISRSFTDIQDVVITSGNIIVADYSTVYVYGTGGNFIKSYDATELINSGTYIDSKIYAGTKVSGMKNEAGELLKPDGPYSNTSYKIDLRDNQIVISTGGLDAFNTPVIRGLGYYHFNGTNWVYPDLFRNTTVPFNVLDAVINPSKPAEIFFTNYTFVDGSKGIYRMDDNQLAKVYASSGGVYNRVVGCVFDENNQLLVSQWSAKGTSGEIGFYYYNPTSDQFGFVSSVTAGLVQKPFAKSGIVFIPAPFFSSGGLLLYDYNNTPAATGDDRFKILRKNNNLPADGVVSATIDKNDDIWIGTRIGLRIISNPSSILSEENPQADPIIIEENGLGEELFRDSNILQIEVDAGNQKWISVDDGGVFYLSSTGEQTLNHFTKENSPLPSNSVTDIKVDNKTGKVYFVTLDGVMVYQGDVLNVTSDFGDVLVYPNPVVYAKYKGNVRIRGLAEKTNIRITDAAGNLVHQAVSRGGYYEWNLNNNRGVRVASGIYFVLMTNADGTDTATAKIAVVN; this is translated from the coding sequence ATGAAAAAATTTTTACCGTTTATAATTCTCTTTCTTTCTTTGCAGATCTCTGCCCAGGTTATTTCTTCAAGCAAATGGACCGATTTATTTTCCTATAATAACGTTTTGGCGATTCGCGAAGACAACGGAAAATTAATTGCCGCAACCGAAAACGGTATATTTTTCTATACTCCTGCAACTGGTGAACTAAAAAAACTTTCCAAAGCAAACGGTTTGCACGAAGTGAAAATTTCGGCTTTTGATTATAATCCAGAAACCAAAACCGGTTTGGTTGGATACAGAAATGGTTCTATGGATGTTATTACTCCGGACGGAATTACCTACGTAGTTGATATTCCTATTGCGACCGGTTATGCCGGAGATAAGAAGATTAATCATATTTCGATTACAGGAAATTTAGCGGTAATTTCAGTAGGTTATGGCGTTTCAATCTTCCGGTTAGACAGAAAGGAGTTTGGCGATTCAGCGTTTTTCACCAGTGGAGGAACTTATGAGTCTGCGCGGGAAGCTGTAATTAAAGATAATTCGGTTTATGTAGTGACGGCGACAGGATTAAAGTCTCATGAAATGAATGTGACCTTTCCTATTTATTCGACATGGAATACAGTAGCGGCCGGCAGTTATAACCAAATCAGCAGCGGCAGTGTGTTGGCTTACGCCAACGCAAATACAGTAAGATATGGTAACGGAACTTCATTTACAACAATTTCCCGAAGTTTTACAGATATTCAGGATGTTGTAATAACTTCGGGAAACATTATTGTTGCAGATTATTCTACGGTTTACGTGTATGGTACAGGCGGCAATTTCATTAAATCTTATGATGCAACTGAATTGATTAACAGCGGGACATATATCGACTCTAAAATTTACGCAGGCACGAAAGTTTCGGGAATGAAAAACGAAGCGGGTGAGTTGCTGAAACCGGATGGGCCTTATAGTAACACATCATATAAAATTGATCTTCGCGACAACCAGATTGTAATTTCTACAGGAGGCCTCGACGCTTTTAATACGCCAGTTATCAGGGGTTTAGGTTATTATCATTTTAACGGAACAAACTGGGTGTATCCTGATTTGTTCAGAAATACTACTGTTCCCTTTAATGTTTTGGATGCAGTTATCAATCCTTCCAAGCCAGCAGAGATCTTTTTTACTAATTATACTTTTGTAGATGGAAGTAAGGGGATTTACCGAATGGATGATAATCAGTTGGCCAAAGTTTACGCAAGTTCTGGTGGTGTTTACAACAGAGTAGTAGGTTGCGTGTTCGATGAAAATAATCAGCTTCTTGTTTCGCAATGGAGTGCTAAAGGAACTTCCGGTGAAATAGGATTTTATTACTATAATCCAACCTCTGACCAATTTGGCTTTGTTTCTTCTGTAACCGCAGGGCTTGTACAGAAACCTTTTGCAAAGTCAGGAATAGTTTTTATTCCGGCGCCCTTCTTCTCTTCAGGGGGGCTACTACTCTATGATTACAACAATACGCCCGCAGCAACAGGGGACGACCGTTTTAAAATTCTTAGAAAAAACAATAATTTACCCGCTGATGGCGTGGTGTCGGCTACTATCGATAAAAACGATGATATTTGGATCGGAACCAGGATAGGCCTGAGAATCATCAGCAATCCATCATCTATTCTAAGTGAAGAAAATCCTCAGGCAGATCCCATAATTATTGAAGAAAATGGTCTGGGCGAGGAACTGTTCCGCGACAGTAATATTTTGCAGATCGAAGTTGATGCTGGAAACCAAAAATGGATATCCGTAGACGATGGTGGAGTATTTTACCTCAGTTCAACAGGGGAGCAAACACTCAATCATTTTACAAAAGAAAATTCCCCACTGCCAAGTAACAGTGTGACCGACATAAAGGTTGACAATAAAACCGGAAAAGTGTATTTTGTTACCCTTGATGGAGTTATGGTTTATCAGGGTGATGTGTTGAATGTAACTTCAGATTTCGGTGATGTATTGGTTTACCCGAATCCGGTTGTTTACGCTAAATATAAAGGCAATGTTAGAATCCGCGGTTTGGCAGAAAAAACCAATATCAGAATTACTGATGCGGCAGGAAATTTGGTCCATCAGGCGGTCTCCCGTGGCGGATATTACGAGTGGAACCTCAATAATAACCGTGGTGTGCGCGTAGCATCGGGAATCTACTTTGTGCTGATGACTAATGCTGATGGTACCGATACTGCCACAGCCAAAATTGCGGTAGTGAATTAA
- a CDS encoding 5'-nucleotidase C-terminal domain-containing protein produces the protein MKIKFLLIVSAFLSVTACKTPLNIAKVSPEKNISLSKDLPEDQQFKNVIEPYKQEVEGKMNTKISHTAVDLNKQGDNSNLGNLLADYTFEGADDWAKKNGIPAGVDGAVINVGGIRSTIGAGDIFTKHVYEVMPFENEVVIVKMKGSDLQGLFDYYLKTQKNNPVTHLYIETDNDRVIKGLIKGKEVIPNQDYYIATSDYLALGGDNMAFFGKGELISTGLRLRDLFLEKFISNPEIVAPKDIRLNFKNKKNKTNE, from the coding sequence ATGAAAATTAAATTCCTGCTTATCGTATCAGCATTTTTGTCGGTTACGGCTTGCAAAACCCCGCTGAATATTGCCAAAGTAAGCCCCGAAAAAAACATTTCACTTTCTAAAGATTTACCGGAAGATCAGCAATTCAAAAATGTTATTGAGCCTTATAAACAGGAAGTGGAGGGCAAAATGAATACTAAAATTTCGCACACCGCAGTGGATCTTAATAAACAGGGCGACAACAGTAATCTGGGAAATCTGCTTGCAGATTATACCTTCGAAGGTGCGGATGACTGGGCGAAAAAAAACGGGATTCCTGCCGGAGTTGACGGTGCGGTGATAAATGTTGGCGGAATACGCTCTACTATTGGGGCCGGAGATATTTTCACCAAACATGTTTACGAAGTAATGCCTTTCGAAAATGAAGTAGTAATCGTAAAAATGAAAGGTTCGGATCTGCAGGGACTTTTCGATTATTATTTGAAGACTCAAAAAAATAATCCGGTTACTCATCTCTACATTGAAACTGATAATGACCGCGTTATTAAGGGACTTATAAAAGGAAAGGAAGTGATACCTAATCAGGATTATTATATTGCAACGTCAGATTATTTGGCCTTAGGCGGCGATAACATGGCTTTTTTCGGAAAGGGAGAATTAATTTCTACAGGTTTAAGACTTCGCGATTTGTTTTTAGAGAAATTTATTTCAAATCCTGAAATTGTAGCGCCGAAAGACATTCGTTTAAATTTTAAAAACAAGAAAAACAAAACCAATGAATAG
- a CDS encoding DUF4270 family protein: MIKNIKKLFNITASLVIGSLILYSCEPDADMLGSQFFQNGAQGTETSYDVIAYNINNGDSIRTDNERLQSATLGAFNEPQFGLQKSSYVSQVRPSIYSPDFGTNPVLDSAVLVIKPIYAADSATTTTADDYIYPIGAVAAKKVVTTYPVAKYGKTKIDGKTVFNIKINEVNDFLGLASGDSIMSNRSVAEGNLLGTKVFNGSISAIKITKDSDNSDLYIRDAALRIPLDSTFFQNKIITKGKSAELADAASFTRYFKGVKLSVAENDGYIFNFDPNNVVINLYYKKDKVENGTTTREDDVFALDLGSANTHFNQIAFNRAGTPAAAAMAVYDTIIGSPKLFAQGMGGPGIGFKIPESKIAEIKDLYNNEKIGIISAKIRMYTDEVSWNNKYQKPSYFVVKQKKLNTFLEDMSALAYTGLYNLVKPFDLDKNPAYYEIGITQTFKKVIEKEAKADHFILNVGSYTFDANGNLIGSIYPDLGPQNFNTRAYTPNRVVLVGTDPGNQKSAKLILTYGKK, from the coding sequence ATGATAAAGAATATTAAGAAATTATTCAATATTACCGCTTCGCTGGTAATTGGAAGTTTAATTTTATATAGTTGTGAGCCCGATGCGGATATGCTGGGTTCACAGTTTTTTCAGAACGGAGCTCAGGGTACAGAAACGTCATATGATGTAATTGCATATAATATCAATAATGGTGATTCAATCCGTACAGATAACGAAAGGCTTCAAAGTGCAACTTTAGGAGCGTTTAACGAGCCTCAGTTCGGGTTGCAAAAGTCGTCCTATGTTTCGCAGGTGCGGCCTTCTATTTATAGCCCTGATTTTGGAACAAATCCTGTTTTAGACTCTGCAGTATTAGTAATTAAACCGATTTATGCTGCTGATTCTGCAACCACTACCACTGCGGATGATTATATTTATCCTATTGGAGCAGTTGCCGCTAAGAAGGTGGTAACCACTTATCCCGTTGCTAAATACGGCAAAACTAAAATTGATGGCAAAACCGTTTTTAATATAAAAATTAATGAGGTTAATGACTTTCTCGGATTAGCATCAGGGGATTCTATTATGTCTAACAGAAGTGTAGCGGAGGGTAATTTGCTTGGAACGAAAGTCTTTAATGGCAGTATCAGCGCTATTAAAATCACGAAAGATTCAGATAATTCAGATCTTTATATTAGAGACGCTGCCTTACGAATCCCGTTAGACAGTACCTTTTTCCAAAATAAAATCATTACCAAGGGCAAATCAGCTGAACTTGCTGATGCAGCATCTTTTACGAGGTATTTCAAAGGAGTAAAGTTATCTGTGGCTGAAAACGATGGTTATATTTTTAATTTTGATCCAAATAATGTAGTAATTAATCTTTATTACAAAAAGGATAAGGTCGAGAACGGAACTACCACCCGCGAAGATGATGTTTTTGCGCTGGATTTAGGATCCGCTAATACTCATTTTAATCAGATTGCTTTTAATCGAGCCGGTACTCCTGCTGCAGCGGCAATGGCGGTTTATGACACCATTATAGGCTCCCCTAAACTGTTCGCGCAGGGAATGGGCGGACCTGGAATTGGGTTTAAAATTCCTGAATCAAAAATTGCAGAAATCAAGGATTTATATAATAATGAAAAGATTGGAATTATATCTGCCAAAATAAGAATGTATACCGATGAAGTAAGCTGGAATAACAAATACCAGAAACCTTCATACTTTGTTGTGAAGCAAAAAAAACTAAATACTTTTCTTGAGGATATGAGTGCTCTGGCTTACACGGGACTCTACAATTTAGTAAAGCCATTTGATTTAGATAAAAATCCGGCTTATTATGAAATTGGTATCACCCAGACCTTTAAAAAAGTAATTGAAAAAGAGGCGAAAGCTGACCACTTCATTTTAAATGTTGGTAGTTATACATTTGATGCCAATGGTAATTTAATCGGCTCGATTTATCCGGACCTTGGTCCTCAGAATTTCAACACACGGGCTTACACTCCTAACCGTGTTGTGTTGGTAGGGACAGATCCCGGTAATCAAAAAAGCGCAAAGCTTATTCTGACTTACGGCAAAAAATAG
- the dapA gene encoding 4-hydroxy-tetrahydrodipicolinate synthase has protein sequence MSNLKGVGVALVTPFNEDLSVDFDSLTKLVDYNIENGTNYLVVLGTTAEAATLSAEEKTQVINHIIKVNNKRVPLVLGIGGNNTMEVKKQIEETDLSEFDAVLSVSPYYNKPNQEGLYQHYKVLAGTGKNIIIYNVPSRTGQNIEASTTLRLAEEFPNLIMIKEAAPNILQYFDILRLKPANFNLVSGDDEYTLPVTLAGGNGVISVIGQGYPKEFSTMVQLAFDGKVKEAYEIHNKLVEITRLIFAEGNPAGIKTVLAEKGIIKNYLRLPLVAASAGLQDKIKAEMAKI, from the coding sequence ATGAGCAATTTAAAAGGAGTTGGTGTTGCCTTGGTTACACCTTTTAATGAAGATTTATCCGTAGATTTCGATTCGCTTACCAAACTGGTAGATTACAACATCGAAAACGGAACCAACTATCTTGTCGTTTTAGGAACTACCGCCGAGGCGGCAACACTTTCGGCAGAAGAGAAAACACAGGTTATAAATCACATCATCAAGGTTAATAATAAACGTGTTCCGCTTGTTCTGGGTATTGGCGGAAACAACACCATGGAAGTAAAAAAACAGATCGAAGAAACCGATCTTTCGGAATTTGACGCAGTACTTTCTGTTTCTCCGTATTACAACAAACCTAATCAGGAAGGGCTTTACCAGCACTATAAAGTTTTAGCCGGAACCGGAAAAAACATCATTATTTATAACGTACCTTCCCGGACAGGACAGAATATCGAAGCATCCACAACCTTGCGTTTGGCGGAAGAATTCCCAAATTTGATCATGATTAAAGAAGCTGCGCCAAATATTCTGCAGTATTTCGATATTTTAAGACTGAAACCTGCAAATTTCAATTTGGTTTCCGGTGATGACGAATATACTCTTCCGGTAACTCTGGCGGGTGGAAACGGTGTGATTTCGGTAATTGGACAAGGTTATCCGAAAGAATTTTCAACAATGGTTCAGTTGGCTTTTGACGGAAAAGTGAAAGAAGCCTACGAAATCCACAACAAACTGGTAGAAATTACGCGATTGATTTTCGCAGAAGGAAATCCGGCCGGAATTAAAACTGTTCTAGCTGAAAAAGGAATTATTAAAAATTATTTAAGACTTCCTCTGGTTGCAGCAAGCGCTGGATTACAAGACAAGATTAAAGCTGAAATGGCTAAAATTTAG
- the recO gene encoding DNA repair protein RecO, with translation MQNQTCFLLSYMKYGDQDAILHCFSAERGYQSFFAKGIYSSKNKKKPYLFPLNLLNITVSRFAAHKTLLPIAKLEPAADFYDFNDVKVNSMLFFTADFLHQILREEHQNERAFNEVNRFKEQVEVNNPISHLSLIFQFLKVSGIAPLLQEGSYLNPESGIFTQEISHPFFTAEISSLWRIFLTAENPYEIHLRRHERNTFLDSLMIYYHLHFTGFYTPNSLGVLRQIYE, from the coding sequence ATGCAGAATCAAACCTGTTTTTTACTTTCTTATATGAAATACGGTGACCAGGACGCGATTCTTCACTGCTTTTCAGCGGAGCGTGGTTACCAGAGTTTTTTCGCAAAAGGAATCTATTCATCTAAGAACAAGAAGAAGCCTTATCTTTTCCCTCTGAATCTATTGAATATCACTGTTTCGAGATTTGCAGCACACAAAACTTTACTCCCTATTGCTAAACTTGAGCCTGCTGCTGATTTCTACGATTTTAATGATGTGAAAGTGAATTCAATGCTGTTTTTTACGGCAGATTTTCTCCATCAGATTTTACGGGAAGAACATCAGAACGAAAGGGCTTTCAATGAAGTAAATAGGTTTAAAGAACAGGTTGAGGTAAATAATCCCATTTCGCACTTGTCTCTGATTTTTCAATTCTTAAAAGTATCGGGGATTGCGCCGCTTTTACAGGAAGGAAGTTATCTTAATCCTGAATCAGGAATCTTTACTCAAGAGATTTCGCATCCCTTCTTTACAGCAGAGATTTCATCGTTGTGGAGGATTTTCCTGACAGCAGAAAATCCCTATGAAATCCATCTGCGCAGACACGAAAGAAATACTTTTTTAGACAGCCTCATGATTTACTATCATTTGCATTTTACAGGATTTTATACACCGAATTCTTTGGGAGTATTACGGCAGATTTACGAATAG
- a CDS encoding glycogen/starch synthase has product MPNQKILYVTTEMFPYQEDSNMASMVNKMSLKMHQDGNDVRVFMPRFGQISERKFQLHEVIRLSGMNIIINDLDQPLIIKVASLPGERLQVYFIDNDEYFKRKQFYADDEGNAFVDNDERAIFFARGVIETIKKLNWVPDVIHLNGWMASFIPVYLKTFYKNDSYFKDSKLVLSVYNEEDAALSTSIEEKMKFDNITSLKAFKKPSFQQFVIESMDLVDVVVKGDEFLQDELDEAFKKTKTTKSEYLGAESIANLY; this is encoded by the coding sequence ATGCCGAACCAAAAAATATTATACGTCACTACCGAAATGTTCCCCTATCAGGAAGATAGTAATATGGCTTCAATGGTGAACAAAATGTCACTAAAAATGCACCAGGATGGTAACGATGTACGCGTTTTTATGCCAAGATTTGGCCAGATCAGCGAACGTAAATTTCAACTGCACGAAGTGATACGTCTTTCCGGAATGAATATTATTATTAATGATCTGGATCAGCCTTTGATTATTAAAGTGGCATCGCTGCCCGGAGAGAGACTTCAGGTTTATTTTATTGATAATGATGAGTATTTCAAAAGAAAGCAGTTTTATGCTGATGACGAAGGAAATGCTTTTGTTGATAATGACGAACGTGCCATTTTCTTTGCAAGAGGTGTCATCGAAACCATCAAGAAACTTAACTGGGTTCCGGATGTTATACATCTTAACGGATGGATGGCTTCGTTTATTCCCGTTTACTTAAAGACTTTCTATAAAAACGATTCGTATTTTAAAGATTCAAAGCTGGTACTCTCTGTTTATAATGAAGAAGATGCAGCACTTTCTACGTCAATCGAAGAAAAAATGAAATTCGACAATATTACTTCACTTAAAGCGTTTAAGAAACCTAGTTTTCAGCAGTTCGTAATAGAAAGCATGGATTTGGTAGATGTTGTAGTTAAAGGTGATGAGTTCCTTCAGGATGAACTTGATGAAGCTTTTAAAAAGACAAAAACTACCAAATCGGAATATCTAGGCGCCGAATCAATTGCAAACTTATACTAA
- the panC gene encoding pantoate--beta-alanine ligase, whose amino-acid sequence MEIFKTKKTLLDYIERQKEMGKKIGFAPTMGALHQGHLSLYAEARKENDLVISSIFVNPTQFNNAADLEKYPRTIENDIKALEQSGFVDAVYIPEVNDIYPDGLKSKSYDFDGLENEMEGKFRPGHFDGVGTVVEELFQQVKPDNAYFGDKDYQQLAIIKKLAEKHNSSIKIHGVPIYRESSGLAMSSRNQRLDSTQREAAKVIYETLVKANEWFRVITVPEINQRVKDIFENQRGMTLEYFLIADEATLKETDFFYKDRNYRAFIVVNVGDVRLIDNMHLD is encoded by the coding sequence ATGGAAATTTTTAAAACTAAGAAAACACTTCTCGATTATATTGAAAGACAGAAGGAAATGGGCAAAAAAATTGGATTTGCTCCCACCATGGGCGCACTTCATCAGGGTCACCTGTCGCTTTATGCCGAGGCCAGAAAAGAAAATGATCTTGTTATCTCTTCAATATTCGTTAATCCTACTCAATTTAACAATGCAGCAGATCTCGAGAAGTATCCGCGTACAATCGAGAATGATATTAAAGCTTTAGAACAATCCGGATTTGTAGATGCAGTTTATATTCCGGAAGTGAATGATATTTATCCCGATGGACTCAAAAGCAAAAGCTATGACTTTGACGGCCTGGAAAATGAGATGGAAGGTAAGTTTCGGCCCGGCCACTTCGATGGTGTAGGAACAGTGGTAGAAGAGCTCTTCCAACAGGTGAAACCAGACAATGCTTATTTTGGAGATAAAGATTATCAGCAGCTTGCTATTATTAAGAAATTGGCAGAAAAACACAATTCATCCATAAAAATTCACGGTGTACCAATTTACCGGGAAAGCAGTGGACTTGCGATGAGTTCCAGAAATCAGCGTTTAGATTCTACCCAGCGCGAAGCTGCAAAAGTGATTTACGAAACCTTAGTTAAAGCAAATGAGTGGTTCAGGGTGATCACCGTTCCTGAAATTAACCAGCGTGTAAAAGATATCTTCGAAAATCAGAGGGGGATGACTTTGGAGTATTTTTTAATTGCAGACGAAGCAACGCTGAAGGAAACCGATTTCTTCTACAAAGACCGAAACTACCGTGCCTTCATCGTAGTAAACGTTGGCGATGTACGGCTTATTGATAATATGCATCTGGATTAG
- a CDS encoding RNA-binding S4 domain-containing protein, which produces MRIDKFLWCVRFYKTRSIAADEIKKNRVSVGNSTVKSSKEVKPGDLIKIRKNQIDYQIKILEIPKSRIGPKLVPLHIQDKTEPEQYETLKLRKLTQDYYRGRGEGRPTKKDRRDMDDYISADAGSGMEDGEWDLFFSDVDEEAAED; this is translated from the coding sequence ATGAGAATCGATAAATTTTTATGGTGTGTACGTTTTTACAAAACCCGTAGCATAGCTGCCGACGAAATCAAGAAAAACAGGGTTTCGGTGGGAAACAGCACTGTGAAATCATCAAAAGAAGTGAAGCCCGGAGATTTAATTAAAATCCGGAAGAACCAAATTGATTATCAGATAAAAATCCTGGAGATTCCCAAGAGCCGGATAGGCCCCAAACTGGTTCCACTCCACATTCAAGACAAAACCGAGCCTGAACAGTACGAGACCCTTAAACTTCGCAAACTAACGCAGGATTATTACCGTGGAAGAGGAGAGGGCAGGCCAACCAAGAAAGACCGCCGTGATATGGATGATTACATCAGTGCCGATGCCGGTTCAGGAATGGAAGATGGTGAGTGGGACTTGTTCTTCAGTGATGTGGATGAAGAAGCAGCGGAAGATTAA